A single genomic interval of Mangifera indica cultivar Alphonso unplaced genomic scaffold, CATAS_Mindica_2.1 Un_0010, whole genome shotgun sequence harbors:
- the LOC123205619 gene encoding zinc transporter ZTP29-like isoform X1, whose protein sequence is MDSQVVAALGLSLVGGLSTSIGALFVILNQAPNLKMLGLLQGFAAGLMLSISFLDLAHNAINSIGFLKGNLWFFAGVIFFAVVANFIPEPSLASASDLKSNKKNGDDGGKDIMKKHRRQVLFSGIITAIGISLHNFPEGMAVFLGSMKGLHVGLNLALAIALHNIPEGVAVALPVYFATQSKWQAFKLATLSGFAEPLAVVIVAYLFPSSLSPEILEGLLGSVGGVMAFLTLHEMLPLAFDYAGQKQAVKAVFFGMAFMSASLYFLEISLPKDTSL, encoded by the exons ATGGACTCTCAGGTCGTGGCTGCGCTTGGCTTGTCTCTTGTGGGTGGATTGAGTACTTCAATAG GTGCACTCTTTGTAATTCTTAATCAAGCTCCCAATTTGAAGATGCTTGGACTTTTACAG GGTTTTGCTGCAGGTCTTATGCTGAGCATATCATTTCTAGATTTAGCTCATAATGCCATAAACTCAATTGGCTTTTTAAAAGGCAACCTTTGG TTTTTTGCCGGTGTTATATTCTTTGCTGTTGTTGCCAATTTCATCCCAGAACCATCACTTGCTTCAGCTTCTGATCTGAAAAGTAACAAg AAAAATGGGGATGACGGGGGCAAGGATATTATGAAAAAGCACCGCCGCCAAGTTCTATTTAGTGGAATCATTACTGCTATTG GCATAAGCTTGCACAATTTTCCAGAGGGAATGGCTGTGTTTCTTGGATCAATGAAG GGTCTTCATGTTGGTCTTAATTTGGCATTGGCCATTGCTCTGCACAATATCCCTGAG GGTGTTGCTGTTGCTCTTCCTGTTTACTTTGCAACACAGAG CAAGTGGCAGGCATTCAAATTGGCAACACTTTCAGGTTTTGCTGAGCCTCTTGCGGTTGTTATTGTAG CCTACCTATTCCCAAGCAGCTTGAGTCCTGAAATTCTTGAGGGCTTGCTAGGATCAG TTGGTGGAGTAATGGCTTTTCTAACCTTGCATGAAATGCTGCCATTGGCGTTTGATTATGCTGGCCAGAAGCAAGCTGTCAAAGCTGTGTTCTTTGGGATGGCATTCATGTCTGCAAG cttatattttcttgaaatcaGCCTACCGAAAGATA
- the LOC123205619 gene encoding zinc transporter ZTP29-like isoform X2 — protein MLSISFLDLAHNAINSIGFLKGNLWFFAGVIFFAVVANFIPEPSLASASDLKSNKKNGDDGGKDIMKKHRRQVLFSGIITAIGISLHNFPEGMAVFLGSMKGLHVGLNLALAIALHNIPEGVAVALPVYFATQSKWQAFKLATLSGFAEPLAVVIVAYLFPSSLSPEILEGLLGSVGGVMAFLTLHEMLPLAFDYAGQKQAVKAVFFGMAFMSASLYFLEISLPKDTSL, from the exons ATGCTGAGCATATCATTTCTAGATTTAGCTCATAATGCCATAAACTCAATTGGCTTTTTAAAAGGCAACCTTTGG TTTTTTGCCGGTGTTATATTCTTTGCTGTTGTTGCCAATTTCATCCCAGAACCATCACTTGCTTCAGCTTCTGATCTGAAAAGTAACAAg AAAAATGGGGATGACGGGGGCAAGGATATTATGAAAAAGCACCGCCGCCAAGTTCTATTTAGTGGAATCATTACTGCTATTG GCATAAGCTTGCACAATTTTCCAGAGGGAATGGCTGTGTTTCTTGGATCAATGAAG GGTCTTCATGTTGGTCTTAATTTGGCATTGGCCATTGCTCTGCACAATATCCCTGAG GGTGTTGCTGTTGCTCTTCCTGTTTACTTTGCAACACAGAG CAAGTGGCAGGCATTCAAATTGGCAACACTTTCAGGTTTTGCTGAGCCTCTTGCGGTTGTTATTGTAG CCTACCTATTCCCAAGCAGCTTGAGTCCTGAAATTCTTGAGGGCTTGCTAGGATCAG TTGGTGGAGTAATGGCTTTTCTAACCTTGCATGAAATGCTGCCATTGGCGTTTGATTATGCTGGCCAGAAGCAAGCTGTCAAAGCTGTGTTCTTTGGGATGGCATTCATGTCTGCAAG cttatattttcttgaaatcaGCCTACCGAAAGATA